CTTAAGTTTCCAGGGATCTTCAAACCAAGAGTTCTTATTTGACAGACTCTGAGACCAGGCTTACTAGCCACTAAATCCTGTGTCCTCTAGTCAATAATGGGCTTCCAGGCTAAGCTGACATATTCCTACCCTTGGATAATGTCTCAGTTAtcccctttcatttctcttctgtgtGTCTGGTCCCTCCCTGAGTAATTGTATAGATCAGACTGGTGAGCATCTCTTCTCAGAATCCCATGtgccacagaaaacattttctgttaTTTAAGCACTAGAAAAACATTCACCTGATTTTCCATCCTAACTGTATGCCATACACTTGCCATTTCAGTGTCAATCCTGAACAGTTAAGACTAACTGACCTGACACCCAGGTGCCTGCAGCCACTTTGAGCAGAGTCTTCAGGAATTATCGGGAAAACCAAATGTGTGAAATCTCAGTGCAGATTATGAAACTTAGAAACAACAAACCACAAAGGGGGAAAAAGTTGTATAATGACAGAGGCCGAAGGTCATGGTAAGCTCCACATGGTGGGTCATAGGAACCTTGCTGTGTGGGTAGTCAGGGGTAAGACAACCTCAGTAAAAGAACAGGTGAGAACTGACGAAAGcagtcaaaacaaaacagtggttGAATGAGGGAAAACAACTCAGGATACTCTGGCTGCTATATCTACCTTAGATGCCACAAATTCAGGGCTCAGCATCACTACCTATGGATCTGAGGAGAACCCCCAAAGATCCAGAATTCCACTGCCCCATTCATCCTTCTCTTCTGGCCACCTGACAGAAACCCACCTTTTTGCCGAGGGCATGGTATGCTTATGCCCTGCccacccttcctctctccagtcctGACAACCTCACCTCACCACACTTTCTATGACCTTCTAAAGTTGCTTACTTTTCCTATTAATCAATACTCACAGGAGGTTGCATCTGTTACAAGCCTCTTTCAAGAGCAAGCATTTGattcagtcatttttctttaaaatttttacctAACTCCACCTATTATGAAGTTTATTTTCTTGTGAAAAAAATGGGTTCCATCCAAGATCTGTTGCCATGCTTGTGACTCCTTTTAGCATCAGTAACTGCatccttgatttttttaagattctaaATTTCATTGAAGGTGAAAGTGAACTGCGTGTCTCATCTTAATGCACCCTGCTGCCAATGGTAACCCTGTGTGCCTCTCCCCACCATGCAAACACACTGATACTCAGCCTATAGTCTTCTCATATAGCTCCTGTGTCTTAAAACTGTCTCTCTATTATCCCAGAGTTGgacttctcccttcttctttctgttttaaacacAAGTACTTTTTATATTCCAGTTCACTCTCCCATATCCTCCGATCTCCCATACTTCCAGCAGAATCCTTTGATGTTAACAGTACCTTCCAAACCTGGCCACCCTCTGCACTTTGGCAGAGGACTTGAATCCTCCTTTCTAGGGTGCCCATGCCCTAGAGACTGTGTCAGTCCAACTTCCTGTTTCAGTTGCCTGCATGCCAGAGTTTTGTTTACTGTAACTTTCTCTAATTATCTATGTATGGTGATACACATATtttcacccccccaaaaaaaacaaggtTTATTCTGGGCCCTTCCCAGAAGCAGTGAGCACCACAGGAGACCAAGGAAAACAACAGAGTGTCAGGATGAGTATTGTCCTTTTCAAAGACCTCCCACAGGGATCCCTCCTCCCTGTTACTCTATCATCCTGTCTTTTCCCTGGAGACCCAGCATCCCTTGGCCTCTGCCCAGCAGCTAAACACTATAATTCCTCCAGAGTACTGGCTTTTTTCTGTGTTCCATCTGGAGCCTCCCAGACCTCAGGATGAATCAGATGCCTAGTGCCTTAACAGGCTTTGTTTCTTCAGGTCACAGGGGATACCTAAACACCAGTCTGATAATAGTGAGTTcatcccaaaagaaaacaaaagggttCGATGGAAAGCCTGTACGTGCCAGGCACCCAGAGAGATTCTTTTCAAGGTGTTTTCTCATTGTATTCTCAACCCTCTGGTTTTGCTGCCACCATGATGTCTGCATGTTGTAGATGATGTGTGACAGAAGTCATAGAGCTAGGAAGTCAGAGAATCCAACGTTAGAGTCTAATCAATGGTGCATCTAGCATTGTTTAACAACTGTTCAGACTAGTAGTATAACTGATCTCTCAAATCCACATCAGTGTTCCCTGGTTCCTCCTAGAGATTCATGGTGGCCTCTATCCATTAAGTATTTCTCATGACATTGTAAAGCTCTCTTtgaatagatctctgtgagttcactgtgtagaccagataGCACATAGGCTATCCAGAGCTAcccagtgagatcctatctcaaaatcaaaGAAGTGTTATGTGACAGTCTGAGCACATAGCTCAGAGGTGGAGCactttgcctagcatgcacagttGAATAAATGTGTGAAAAATAAGATAGTACAATTTTTACTTGTGTTGattttttgtgaatttcacatcatgtgtTCTGATCCCATTTACCTCCCTATCCCcttgcatctgccctctgcccttgcaacccccgcaaaaaaaaaaaaacccaaatttaaaagaaaaaccaaaatcaaattaaacaaaacagagcacaaaggaggaggaggaggaagaggaggaggaggaggagaagaaaaagaagaagaagaagaagaagaagaagaagaagaagaagaagaagaagaagaagaagaagaaggaggaggagaaggagggaggaggaggagaggaggaggaaggagaaggagaagaagaagaagaagaagaagaagaagaagaagaagaagaagaagaagaagaagaagaagaagaagaagaagaagaagaagaagaagaatcttatcatggaaactgtagtgtggcccagtgagtcacacagtttactctttagtccatacatctctcatctttacttgtaagtgttcattgccattgccatgagtcattggtctggttcgaggcctctggtttctgctacacaaCTGGTAATGGGTTCTCACTGGGGCttttcttggatatcctgttgtcctgtgtcaaggatatcctgctgttttggatctatAGGTTTGtttccttcacatgctccaacagttcatagatgcAGTGGATGCTGAGGTGGGCCAACTCAGAGCCCTGCTTCTGATCCTGTGTAGATCAGCCTGGGTTGGTCAAGTCACTAGCTTTCCCTCATCGTCACTACCAggatgagctctccagcattgcctagACTAGCTCACCAAATATAGCCCACTGGCAAGGAGTGGGGCCAGTTCACCTGCTCTTGGGTCCTCAGATCTGGGTCCCCCTCACTCATATCAACAAGGCCAGTTCTACTGTCTTGCCCAGGCAAGGTTCAGGGCCCTCTTTCCCAATTGCTGTGGAGGGCATGAGGGGGCAGTTTgtggggtcagctctcctgctctcacaccctcagggtgGGCTCACCTGCCTCCCAATAACAGGGTTAGCTCTAGAGTGCTGCccacaaaggaagcagaggctACTTTCTCATTCACTGCAGCAAGTGAGGGTAAGGGCTAGCTCTCCTACTCTTATGactccagggccagctctcttacCTGCCGCAGGTGGTAATGGGTGAGAGGGGAGGGTATACTTCCCttacccatgccaccacatggtaGACAAGGAGTGCAGGGTCAATTcttctgctctcatgccctcaggcaTGGGCTCACCTGAGTCCCCAACCACAGGAATAGCTCTAGTGTGCTTCCCAGGTATGGTGCATACCAATGGTAAGGGGTGAGTAGttgatatttttgaaatcagaAGATGGAGAGACTCCAATGCTCATAGATTTCTAGAATTAATACTGTAGATACAGTCTAGGGATCTTGATTGGGTTCATTGCTCTGAcaattaaagatttaaaatgcaGGAAAAACTTGCTTGTAGCATGCAACAGTGGAGAAATCTCGaacaggtatttatttgggatgaggaaacacacacacacacacacacacacacacacacacacacacacacacacgacacacagagataaaaaaaaaaaaaaaagcagcagcctCCTGAAGCCAAAACATCCAGTCTTTTCTCAAGGGCTGGGTTTTTTAAGTTCTGAAAAGTTTTTCTCTCCTAACATCTGGTTGGTCAGTTTGAAGATAGGATGATCTACTGGCCCACACCTATTGTATGGCATGTCCTGGTCCAGCCTTGAACCTGTCAAGTCAATCCATCAGCAGGGGTCTTGCCAATTGGAGACAAGAGCCTACAAAGCCTTTGTTTAAAGctgccaggcttttgtctcaAATCTTGATGGTAAGGAGGAAGCTGGCCATGTTGGAAATTCACCACATTTATTACCTAGTCATTGCCCCTCTCCCTACCTGTCTACCTTCCAGGGAATCTGTCTAACTCCTTGTCCCTCATTGTGAAGATAGCCAGCCTATCAAAAGCAACCTACATATTCATTGCAATTCCAATGCTATTTTTCAAGAGAttgaaacaataattaaaattcatCTGGAAACAcaagaccaaggatagccaaaacaatcctgaaccaTAAAGCActgctggaggcatcaccattcctgacttcaagttaTACTACAAGCCACGGTTATAAAACATGGCAAAGTACTGGGATAAAAACAGATGTATCAATTGATGGTGTAGAATTGAGGATCCACACATGAGCCCACACACAAAGAGCCCAAAGTACacacaagagaaaatattaatgatATGACAGTCAAACTTAACAGTGTCATGGAGAGGGATGAAGCTATCTCTCACCCTGTACAAAGCTCAATTCCAAATGGGTCAAGGACCCCAACATAAATTCAGATACCCTGAATCTGTTAGAGGAAAAGGTAGAGAACACTTTTCAACTTATAGACACAAAAGCTAATACATTCTTTTAAACATAGGCACATTTAAGAACTTTCTGAATAGGGTTCCAGTAGTGCAGACATTAAgaccaacaattgacaaatgggacaTCACAAAGCTAAAAGCTTCTGTActgcaaaggacacaatcaactgCATGAAGAGGCAGCCTGccgaataataataaaaaaaaatctttgctatCTAAAGAACTCAAAACCCTAAACCACACAAGAAAAcaactcaatttaaaaatgaagcatggaacaaaacagaagtctcaaaaaaaggaatagaaatggTTAAGTTGTCTCTTTATGTTCAtgtgtttcttcctcctccccaccaATGGTTGCTTTACAGCTGCCTGGATTCTACAAGTGCAATGTCTTTAGCCATCAGAGGAATTCAAAataaactgctttgagatttcatcataCCCTAGGGAGAAGGGCtaagatttataaaaaaaaataataataaacgaTAGCAAATGTTCTCTTGGATGTGGAGGAAATAGAACACTTGTTTACTGTTGGTAGGAGTACAAACTATAACAGTTACTATGGATATCAGTGTGGAGGTCCCTCAAAATGCTGTGAACAGATCTTCCATATGATATAGCTATACAACtcctggacatatacccaaataattctACCTCATACTAGAGATACTTGCTCAGTATCTCTGTTCACTGTTAGTCTATTCACAAGAGCCAGGAAATGGAATAGCCTAGATGTCCACCAATTGGtgaatgaaaatgtgatacatacatATGATGGAAATtcattcagctataaagaaaaataaattacaaaatttgcATATAACCAGATAGAGCATTATACTGACTGAGATAGTACGGACTGAGAAATATAAATGCTACCTGTTCTCTCTCATGTGTATCTTAGTATTGAACctttagatttgtgtgttttaAACTGGAATACCCATAGATATCAGGAAACAAGTAAAGGTCCATGAAAGTGATTTAAAAGGAGGACAGAGATACATCATAAATGGTATTAAGGGAGAAAGAATAATAATTGAGCTGGACAAGTTAAGGGGGTGGGGAATAAGAAGGCAAGATAGAGGAAGGGGCTAAGAAGGAACAACTAGCATTGAAGACCCTtgaaaaatccacagagaaacctacTACTTTAGAAACTTCATAAAATACATATtgatataaaaatagtttaaatggaATTACCTTATAATGAATTGAAGGAGGGATGCCTTTTCCCAGACACCATAGACTATCAAACTAAACGCCTGTGCCAACTAGTGCTTGcctctcttttgagttgttggagTCCCACAGATATCGTTAACATTACAAAGTAATGCCCTTGTTTTTGGTTACCCTCCAAAATTtgatagtaagaccctattgaCAAAGATACTGCACACTTTAATTATAGGACACAGAAATCAGCTGGTACTGACCCGGAAGCTTTGTCcccactggctagctttcatggtgTTGGGAGGTGCTTTGCACACTACTCTTGGAGAACAGTAATCAACAGCCTGTAATAACAACTGACCTAACTGACCTAACTGACCTGGTGAGATAGAGCCActgggtgcaatagtggcacaaatgttataggagtaacaaaccactttctgattagaaGACCTGCTCCACAAAACAGAACTCATTTCTAGTACTATTAAATAGTCCAATAACCAGTGGCTGAATAGTTCAAAACTCTAGGGAAGgacaaattattattattctgctagGTGAATATGTACTTATCTTTATACCAATAGATTAATGCCTCTCTCAACCCTcaacaaagaagtttctttttgcagtaggtggtgattaacacagaaactcacaactgattAGTGTGCAGAGAGCAAGAATTACAGAGTGGTTGGCCCTAAATGAGACATACGCATATTCCTCTTCCCCTCAAGATTTATGGATTATTTCAGAAGTGACAGAAAGCCTATAAGAGCCAAAAGTATTGGATGAATTACtcaaaacagtgttttccagacatgaCAGGACTATTGCATACAACTCGAAGTTGTTGTGACTGGATGCATAAGAACTTCACAAGATCAAACTAGCAAAATCCAAGCATGGATAGAAGAGGAGCTTATAAAGTCCCTTTCTCCCTAATTTGAGAACTTTTGGCAATCTGGTAGCAATGAGATGGAgagagagttggttttcttcaggATGCAACCCCTAGTAGGATATGCATGCTCCAGGATATGTCCCTACACTAATGTACATACTAATAATATTAAATGGATTCAGaggttttaaaaaatgaccacatgaaattgggagggaaAAGTGGTAATGGGTATAGGGAAGATTCTAAAAGAGAGGATGAAGTGTAGATTTCCTTCAAaacatattatatgcatgtatgaaattcttagacAATAAAAACACTTCCATTGAGATTTTTTGCTTATGCCATACAAAGACCATGGATCATCCagtatggagaaaaaaaaaagaagtgatacCACATATATCTGACTTAGTTACATCATAGACTCCCTTCACTCTATAGGCACCTAGACATAGACAAATGTACTTTGATCATCtaacagttttcttttctctatttaaaagtattctaaaattttatttactttatttgtttttgggGGGATTTCATATGTGaacactgtatttacatcattctccttcttcctctccttcctctaatTCCTCCTGTGTCCCTCCCACTCATTCTCAAATTCATagtctcttattttttaattgtaattatttcatatatgtgtgcataagtTTGCAAATACAGGGTGCTAAGATTATTTGCTCATATGTGTTTAGGATTGACCTCTTGGAAATGTCTAGCCCTTTCTTGGGAGCTGGTCCCAGGATAAAAGAGTATTTTGCAAACCCATTTCTTCAGAATTACTATAGGACTTATTGGATCTTCATTGatgtaattattatttaatttataagtaaataaaatattttaattagttgGAGAATCATTTAGTTTAATAGAGGTTACTTTCAAGAATACAGACAACTGATGGGCAACTACACAATTAAAGTAATTCTTAACATTATAAGAATAAATGTGTATATTATGTAGCTAAACAATTTGTCATAGCTTATGTTCATCTCTACttgtaaataagaaaaattatgttACTCAATTAAATTGGATTTTATGATACCACATATCAAATGCCTATATTCCAAAATATAATACAGAACAAGAATTACCATATTTTATCTGCATAAACCTTTCTTGACCTTGTATTTTAATGGATATGAAAAACTGATTTCACCATAACTGCTAAATGTGAAACTCATGGTTTTTCCCCTGACTACTTACTCTGTATCTGGATTGTGTCTCCACCCCACTAGGCCCTGTTCTTTCTCCCCTGAAACACTTGGATGATCCTTCTACGTATCTGCTTGGTCTTCACACTGTAGACAACAGGGTTTAGCACAGGGGGAAGGAGAAGGTAGATATTGGCCATGAGCATGTGCATGATTGGTGATAAATGTTTCCCAAATCTGTGGATCATGGTGGCACCGATGAGAGGAATATAAAAGAGAAGCACAGCACAGATGTGGGAAAGGCAGGTGTTGAGGGCTTTGAGCCTCTCGGATCTGGAGGCAATGCCCAGCACTGTCTTCAGGATGAGTATGTAGGAAAAGAGAATGATGAGGGCATCAAACCCTAATGTGAGGATGACGACAATGAGGCCATAGAGGCTGTTGACATGGGTACTCGCACAGGCTAACCTCATTGCATCTTGGTGAAGACAATATGAATGAGATAAGACATTGGAACGACAGAAGGGCAGCCTCTTTATAAGAAATGGCACCGGGAAGACCACACAGACTGCCCGGGCAAAGACAACTAGTACAATCTTTCCAATAAGGCCGTGAGTGAGGATAGAAACATAACGCAGAGGATCTCGGATGGCCACAAGTCTGTCGAAGGCCATGGACACTAGGACTCCAGATTCTACTACTCCAAATCCGTGGATGAAGAACATCTGTGTCACACATGCATCAAGGGGGATCTCAGGAACATTGAACCAGAAGATGCTGAGCATAGAGGGCAGAGTGGACATGGAGAGACTAACATCAGTCAGAGCCAAGATGCAGAGGAAGTACATAGGCTCATGGAGGCTCTGCTCCACCTTGACAACTGCTAAGAT
The DNA window shown above is from Cricetulus griseus strain 17A/GY chromosome 3, alternate assembly CriGri-PICRH-1.0, whole genome shotgun sequence and carries:
- the LOC100761534 gene encoding olfactory receptor 51H1 codes for the protein MNSNTSHKSHHSFILTGIPGMPDKNPWMAFPLGFLYTLTLLGNGTILAVVKVEQSLHEPMYFLCILALTDVSLSMSTLPSMLSIFWFNVPEIPLDACVTQMFFIHGFGVVESGVLVSMAFDRLVAIRDPLRYVSILTHGLIGKIVLVVFARAVCVVFPVPFLIKRLPFCRSNVLSHSYCLHQDAMRLACASTHVNSLYGLIVVILTLGFDALIILFSYILILKTVLGIASRSERLKALNTCLSHICAVLLFYIPLIGATMIHRFGKHLSPIMHMLMANIYLLLPPVLNPVVYSVKTKQIRRRIIQVFQGRKNRA